TGATAAGCCTCCTATTCAGGGAAAGCAGTGTTTCCacggtggggggtggaggggcgcTCAGAGAGTAAAAAGCACCTCTGTGCTGGCTtccttctgctctgaagtccaGTAGAACCAGAGCCCTGTTCCCCTACTCTGCATCTGTTTCCCCTAGGCCACCTCTGGCAGAGCTACTGTTGCTGTCTAGTGTAGAGGGGAGAATCAGTAATGCATAGTAAAAGGTTAGCATCAGAAAAACCACTCAAAAACTTAGGAATTTGAGAGTGTGTTATTTGCTGGATGTTGTGAGAATTAGCAAGCAAAGCATATGAACTAATAAGTATGGTTTACATTCTGATTTGATTGTATCTGAGAGGAACTATTTTACAACCAGTTTCCTTAAGTATAATCCTCTCCCACCCCGACCTCTTCCTTGATAAAAGAGGAATACATACCAAATGTAAATGATCCATACACAGGTAAGTCTCTTGGAATCCCAGCCCTTCCTCCCCCAGATACTTTAGCttatctttttggattatatCCCAGTACCTTTCACATCTCTGagtaatataatgttacatgggTGCTGTGGTTGATCTACACAGGGAACAGAGAGTAGCCAGTTtaactgggggtgggaggagtagAGCTGGGCAAGATTGCATAGAAGCCATGAGTATAACTTGGTTCTTGACAGTCTACGTATTTTCCAGGTAGGAGCACTGGTAGTTGTTCTaggcagaggcagaagaacaaagggCAGAAGTATGAAAGGTTTTTGCAATTAACATGTTACCACTGGAGCGCAGGTACGTGAGAGAATGAGGCGAGGAAAGCATCTAGTCTGTTGTAAGTCATAGGAAAGAGCTCATGATCTGGGGTTTCTGATAATGCCGTTGACTTAGTATGTACCAGTCTAGATATGATAGTTAAccagacaaataaaaatgtgacctcagaataggaaaaaaagtaaGAGCTCAGTCACTTCTCCttgtaaaattttgtttcatatgGTTGTTAGACACTTAGAGGTGTATGGCTCTGACATCACAGAAATCaggtaatataaattaaatagttTTAGTCActtgatttaatttctttattatatgCAGTTGTTTGGTAGTCATAAAAATACACAACATTGGTGTGCCGTTGCTTTAGTGTCCTCAAGGCTGTTAGTGTTTGGGACGACGAAGACCTTCTAGCACAAGTGAAAGAAGCATTAATTCCTGTTGGCCACCTCAGCTCAGAAGTGCTTTGCTCACCTCTCCATTTTATTGCTGTTGTATTCAGACACTACAAACACGTGTTCCCCAAGTTGCTAATATGTCAGTGATCAGAGTCAATCCCGTGCCCCCAGTTTTGACTTCCTTTCTGGCGTTCgtaatttacattattttaacatAAGAAAAGCTTCTTTGTTTCTCAAAAGTCAGCTTGAAGTTGACTGACTATGTTCTCACCCGGTAGGCAAGACACTCTCACCCAAAATGGATGGGACCGACGTTTGGTAGACAGGGCAAGGTTAGGAAGAAGCTgtcattctgttttcttaaaaaaactgatGAGATATATACGCTATCTATACTTAAAATCCTTAGGATCGGTATGTACGTAATGTTGCATGAGAGACTTGTTGACCTTTTGTAATTTAGATGAAATTTTGACTTTACATCTAAGAGTTAGACTTGATGGTTCTTTCCTGGAACAGCTGTGTGATAATAAGCCTATGTGTCCTTCTCTAGGGAGAAAGCAGGGGTTCAGGCACCATTGAGCCAGTCGCAGGTTTTTCCCTTCTTTGTTGCTCCTTCCCGCTCCATCCCTCTTCCATATACCCACACAGCCTAACCTCTGTTTGTTGATTACTTTAATCAGCTGGtagatctctttgtgttttagtGGCATAAAGATATGATTAACCCAACTGACATCATCTGTACCATAACAGctctttattctttcctccttaaTAGGTGACAGAGCTGAATGAGCCACTGTCCAATGAAGAAAGAAACCTTCTCTCTGTGGCCTACAAGAACGTAGTTGGGGCACGCCGTTCTTCCTGGAGGGTCATCAGTAGCATTGAGCAGAAGACATCTGCAGATGGTAATGAGAAGAAGATAGAGATGGTCCGTGCTTACCGTGAAAAAATAGAGAAGGAATTGGAGGCCGTATGTCAGGATGTGCTGAGCCTGCTGGATAACTACCTGATCAAAAATTGCAGTGAGACCCAGTATGAGAGCAAAGTGTTTTATCTGAAGATGAAAGGGGACTATTACCGCTACCTGGCCGAAGTCGCCACTGGAGAGAAGAGGGCGACCGTCGTGGAGTCATCTGAGAAGGCCTACAGCGAAGCCCATGAGATTAGCAAGGAGCACATGCAGCCCACTCACCCCATTAGATTAGGCCTGGCCCTTAACTACTCCGTTTTCTACTATGAGATCCAGAACGCCCCAGAGCAAGCCTGCCACTTGGCCAAGACCGCTTTTGATGACGCCATTGCTGAGCTCGACACTCTCAACGAGGACTCCTACAAGGACTCCACGCTCATCATGCAGCTCCTCCGAGACAACCTCACGCTCTGGACAAGCGATCAGCAAGACGACGACGGTGGAGAAGGCAACAATTAAGGCCCCCAGGTGGACTGGCAGCACACGCTGATGCTACTACtgcagtctttatttttttcccatgagtTGGGGgtcgggtgggggagggaaagggagcgATGACCTTCCTAGGGAGAAACCCACGACCTGTCCTGTCTTTGATCGCCTCTTTGACATTTTTGCCAAAATACCACTAGTGGAAAGTCAGGCTAGCTGTGCTGGTATTGGAATAGCAGCCTCACACTGGCATATGGACTGTTCTGTAGATTAATGCAAGTGGAGCTGTCCTTAATTTAACTTATTGCTAGAAAATAGGGttttaagatgaaaagaaaacttaaacGGAATAGCCCTCATTCAATAAGTTCTGTGGTTCCAGTAAGGATTTTTATGTACATATGCTCTTGTCTTTTAAGTTCTGGGTACTTTCTAGCTCATCTGTTTTAGCtgtgcattttgtttttcagggTGTACTCTACCAGACATGGAATAGTTAAAATCCCAAGCTGATAGACTTAGAACATAAGGTATATTTATCCTTGTGGTTTAGGCCTTGCCAGTTTTCAGAAGTTTCTGACTAGTTGACAGTATTAACACTAGATCGCAGTTTACAGTATTTCTACGTTACAGCCATATGTGACATCAAGCCATTgtggttgtgtgtttttcttattttggctTTTACATCCTTATTCAGCCTCATCCAGGTTGGTTTTGCTGTTATCTGTCTCCTAGGCCAAAAGGCTTGCCTGAGGAGAATCAAAGCTTCTTTAGGTTTTGCTGAATAGGTGCTTGGCAGATGGCTGTGGGATTTTTGTCCTCCTTTCTTCTTAACTTAAATCCACCACAAAAATGATTAATCACTTTAATAGAAACGTTAAATAccacaaaaacagagaaaattcagGTCTGTATGTCATTTATTATGCTGATATTTCCAGAGAAATCCTGATTTTTTTCAGCCGCCATAGCTTCTTCCTCGGGGACTGCACTGCTGTCTCACTCCTCACTTGAGTCTTCCCTACTGTACCTTGTGCCCAGGGCATGCACTCGGGTGGGTTGAAAAGCTGTTGGGTTGTAGAAGTTGGCGGTCGTTTTGAGAAAGTTTGTGGTGCAGAGTGTGAAAATTCAGGTGCTAGGAGCTTACTGGTAGAAAAATCCTAAAGGAAGAGCTCTATTCGTAAACATTCTGTCCAATTTCAGGAGCCTCGTGTGTCAGTTTTTCCTCCCTGAAAACACTCCTTCCCCAAATAATCGTTGtaggaaaataaactaaaatcattATCAGATAATAAATACTTAACTCCTATTTGACCAAaactttttctatgtatttttttcttttttttattcttttttttattttttttctttttaatgaaagcaTAGAAGTTGGAAATTCATTTGTGCCATCTGTACACGTTTTAGAATTGAAGGAAACCATGATGCTATTTCCACAAGTTTGTTTCAGTTAGCCTTAGGTCCTTGGTTCTCATTTTGGTTAAGTCTTAACACACGACCTGTTGCATGTGCATTCAGCCTTTTTTATAAAGTCAGTAACTGTGAACTGCTGAGATAGGTAATGACACCagacttgtttgtttctttgttttatttaggcAGGGAGAGGAATGAGTAGTAATTGAGGAAAACCTGACAGTTGCTTTTGCTAAAACCAAAATGGAGCTTCCAGTTGTGAAATGCACGTGTTGACCAGGATCCAGGTGACAGTGAAGATAGAAGAGTGTGACGATGCTCTGTAATGTGGCACAGTTACCCAGCGTGACTTTCCTTAGAAGGCCCCCTCCATATGCTAGAGCGGAAGTCCCAACTAACCAAACCTACCAGAAGAACTAACAGAAGAGAGTTTTATAGCTTCTGTGCCCTAACAGGGGCCTAAGGTCTATGCCACGGATGGGAACAGAtttgcgggggtggggtggggggttggtggggttttccttaatttatcttcatGTCCAGTGAGCAGTGCTGTGTCCTTCCTTGTAGCATTTGGAAATGATTTACTGGAATTACAaaacctatttttcttttaaatttcagctttgGCTCTGGCTGCTTTTTAGAATAATGCAAGATAAAACCATGTCTGAGGGCTAAAAATGAAGGAGGGAATGGGAGACTTGATATTTAAGCAGCTTgaatggtttattttcttttctttatttttaaagaaatgcactTGCCTATGATGCTGTCTCTCCAGTGAAATGATTACTCCTCCATTACTCTATTGATACAATATTGTGCATGCTagtgttgtatttctatacagtaGCTTGAAATTTATTAACTTATACTGTAGGTGTTATGTATTCCTatgacaaaaaaaattaagtcttcaaattttttaaagtttttttaatttaatttttccttttggggGTAAAGTTTGCTCTACCAAATAGTGATCGTAACAAATTGAACTGTTTTGGATGTTGCTATAGTGACATGcagttatatattttgtttttaaggggGGGGAAGCAAAAGAAACACCAGTGTTAGCTTAATCTTAATGTCTGGTGTTTGTCATGGTGAAATAATAACTATTACAGTGTAGGAGAACAACGAATATGTTCTCTGAATGAGCCTTTGTGCTTTTTGTCATGTTATGCAGTGAACTATTTTTAAGGTCTAATCAGTGATTATTTTTCCAACTCCGTGTTTCTCTAAGGAATTATTTCACACACGGACCATTCTTAGCAGTTTTCCTCAGTGATGGAATATCATGAATGTGAGTCATTATGTAGCTGTCGTACATTGAGCAAATAAACTTACAGATCTGATGTCAGTGCTAGTTTTATTTAATGAGTTgaaattttcctttgcttttgaaggTTTGATTGGACATGGGTGTTCTCCCCCACTCAAAGAATGAGGTTGGACTGCGGGGGGGAAAGGGGCAAAATGGTGTATATTGGAAAGTGCCTACCTCTGGGAATCAGACCTGGGTTTACTGACCTTAAAAAATGATCGCACCTTTTGGGTCTCCATTGTTTCTATTATGAAACCAACCTTAAGTTTGAATCATGACTCCTTTTGATTCTCGGTCAAGTGACTAAACTTctgagccctgggggtgggggatatAGGTCTAAATGAAAACTGGGTCACGTGCCTGGTTTGGTATTTCTCAGGTGCCCATTGGAGATCTCATTGTGTTTTAAATGAGGTGGGTTTTTGCATTTTAAGATGTTCGTTCATAAATACATTGTCTTGGGTTTTTAAGTCTTCTGAGGTGGTCGGCAGCCTTAGTCGACATGGGCTGCACTCCGCAGCCTGCTCTTTCTGATGGCAGCTGTCAGGATGTGCCCACGGCTTGGATCACATCCCTGGACGTGTGGGGTGATCTGCCCTGACCAGCTGCGATGAGGGGTTTGTCTACAGGAAGGAACACCAGGGCAGAGGCGTTCCTCCTCCACAGGCTTGGGTGTGCTCCAGcaaggcagggaggggctggctgcACTGGTTCATGCAGAGGAAGAGGACAGCTTTTgagttttttgagaaattttaattcacattttaggAATAACACTGGGGGACTAGGCTTTTGCCATGTTAATGAATTCACGTGTTTTGGCTCATTGTCCCTCAGAACCACCCTGAGAGCGCCGCTTCTGTGGACACAGAAGTGACCTGTGTGCCTGAGGTCCCACAGCTCACTGATGACCCATGTTGCGGCCGCATCTTCAACCCTCCTGAGCTTCGCCTCCTAACACCAGGCTGCTTCTGCTCCTCTAGGAGAGAACACTGAGCAGCCAGCAGCCAGCGCGCTCACTGAGCAAGAGCTCAGTGTGGCAGTTACTGGATAGGGGCAAGTTGTACACGTCTTGCCAGCCAGGGGGGTTGAGAGATGGGCAAGAGCAGCGCAGGCTCGCCGAGGCTCTTCAGAAAGAAGGGCAGCTCCTGGAAGGTGGTACCATTACACCCTTGTTCCTTTGGTGTAACGTCCCATTGTGAGTGCCTGGAATTTGACATAAGACTGGAATTTGCCCAGAGGATTTTCCACAGACAGACTTCTCGAGATAAAAATGCTGTCTGTTGCTGCATTTCCACCCAGTTTTAACAGTTCGTTGATGCagtgtttcttaaactttttcaTCTCAGGACCTCTTTACATAACTCTTATGTAGACTGTATCAAAAACTAGAAACTGAAAatactcatttgtttaaaaataatggaaaccTGTTACATGTTGCAATACATAACAATTTCATGAAAAGTAACTGTTCTCCAAAACGAAAAATAGAAGAGTAGCGTTATCTTACAGTTGCGCAGATCTCTTAGTAGAAGTCATCTGGACTTTCCTAGCTCCTTCTGCATTCAGTCTCTTGTGACATATTTCCAGTGTGaagtatgggggtggggggcttgcaTTAACAGTGATAAGCAGTTGGAAAAGAATGGCCCTGAAGAGTTGAGGTTAAGAAAGCTCTCCTAATTCAGGAATTGAATGATACCCCGGGTTAGGCACTAATGATAGAGGTCCTCTTCCTCAGCGCACTctagaacttaaaaaataactgATAGTGGGAAGGAATTAAATAGAGGTGATGGGCAGGAGGGTAATTGTAAAGGAGTGAATGATCTACTTGGCTTCGGGCATCCACAGAGCAGGGTTCTGCATTCCTAGAACTTTGCAGGTGGAGTGGAGGGGATATCAAATGGGACTTAGTGGCAGGGAACCTTTCAGTGGAGCAAATAAGTTGCCTGGTGAAGCGAGTGCAGTTTCCCTCCACTCTGTTTATATGTAACGACCGCGTGCACTGGCCTCTGCGCTGGTGAGCGGAAACCTGCCTGTTGACTCACACTGGTTGATCTGAGTGGCTGAGAATGGCAGCTACCTCTTCCTGTGCAGTTTCCAAAGCAGACTTGGAGAATCAAGCCGGTAACACACCGTTCTCTATTTCTTGGAGCTGACATTAAGTGGTCTCCAGCCTAATCCACATTAAAATGTGGTGTACCAGCTTACTAATTTAATTGGCCTGCTAGTTTGAACTTTCCAGTTCTGGTATGGGTAAATGTGGTTGGATCTGAATGGCCACAAACCCTACCTCTGATTAACCAGATACCTGTGGTCAGTGAAGAGTTGGGGCTAGAGTGGCTGGCTCACACTGACGGGAGTCCTCAGTACCAGCTCATAGGATTTTTGGTATTTCATCTTCATAACTTAATCCTTACctggctttatatttttaaagggctgtaaagggggaaaaaaagtgcaAAGAGGCAGTATGTTGCCCGTGAAA
This region of Phocoena phocoena chromosome 15, mPhoPho1.1, whole genome shotgun sequence genomic DNA includes:
- the YWHAG gene encoding 14-3-3 protein gamma gives rise to the protein MVDREQLVQKARLAEQAERYDDMAAAMKNVTELNEPLSNEERNLLSVAYKNVVGARRSSWRVISSIEQKTSADGNEKKIEMVRAYREKIEKELEAVCQDVLSLLDNYLIKNCSETQYESKVFYLKMKGDYYRYLAEVATGEKRATVVESSEKAYSEAHEISKEHMQPTHPIRLGLALNYSVFYYEIQNAPEQACHLAKTAFDDAIAELDTLNEDSYKDSTLIMQLLRDNLTLWTSDQQDDDGGEGNN